A window from Anser cygnoides isolate HZ-2024a breed goose chromosome 1, Taihu_goose_T2T_genome, whole genome shotgun sequence encodes these proteins:
- the LOC106040406 gene encoding gap junction beta-6 protein: MDWGSLHTILGGVNKHSTSIGKIWLTVLFIFRIMILVVAAERVWGDEQDDFVCNTLQPGCKNVCYDHFFPISHIRLWALQLIFVSTPALLVAMHVAYRRHEKKRQFRKGDKKCEYKDIEEIRSQRFRIEGSLWWTYTSSIFFRLIFEAVFMYAFYFMYDGFRMPRLMKCNAWPCPNTVDCFVSRPTEKTVFTIFMIAVSSICILLNVAELCYLLTKFFLRRSKKAGNAKHHPNHENKEETKQNEMNELISDSCQNTVIGFSSS, encoded by the coding sequence ATGGATTGGGGATCTCTGCACACCATTTTGGGAGGTGTAAACAAACACTCCACCAGCATTGGGAAGATATGGCTCACGGTCCTATTCATCTTCCGCATCATGATCCTGGTTGTGGCTGCAGAGAGAGTCTGGGGAGATGAACAAGATGACTTTGTCTGCAACACTCTGCAACCTGGTTGCAAAAATGTTTGCTATGATCactttttccccatctctcaCATCAGACTCTGGGCCCTGCAGCTGATCTTTGTCTCCACACCTGCGCTGCTGGTGGCCATGCACGTAGCTTACAGGAGGCACGAGAAGAAACGGCAGTTCAGAAAGGGAGACAAGAAATGCGAGTACAAGGACATTGAAGAAATCAGAAGCCAGAGGTTTCGTATTGAGGGTTCCTTGTGGTGGACATACACCAGCAGCATCTTCTTCAGACTGATCTTTGAAGCAGTCTTCatgtatgcattttatttcatgtatgATGGGTTCCGAATGCCTCGCTTAATGAAATGTAATGCTTGGCCTTGCCCCAACACGGTAGACTGCTTTGTTTCTCGACCTACTGAAAAGACAGTGTTTACTATTTTCATGATTGCAGTGTCCAGCATTTGCATTCTTTTAAATGTGGCCGAATTATGTTACTTACTGACAAaattttttctcagaagatCTAAAAAAGCTGGAAATGCAAAACATCACCCCAACCACGAGAATAaagaagaaaccaaacaaaatgaaatgaacgAGCTAATATCTGATAGCTGTCAGAACACAGTTATAGGATTTTCAAGTAGCTAA